The window ttttaagtaaaaataaaagcaaactataGCTCAAACACATGAAGCTCACTCTTTGAGGATGTTAATTTACTGGCATACTGTTATTTGAGTTCAGAATCATAGTTGCTACTCCTCCATTCCTTGAatatctgctctctcctctctctttctcttctctctctctgtatcttgcTCTCTCTGttcctgtctctctgcctctctatctttatctttctccctcccttctctctctctctctctctctctctctctctctctctctctctctctctctctctctctctctctctcttcctctgctctctctgctctcttATCTGAGTGAGGCAACCAGGAATATGGAAACTAGCATTCCTCTAGTGTGGAGCTATtcttttgtgattatttaccaAAATGGCCATCGAAGTAGGTTAATCTTCATCCTAGTTTAAAAAGTTAagtcatctttccatttccttctcttcatggttttgcttttgttgtttgtttgtagttttgtttttgtttttatttttcatactagtaccagggcttgaactcaggacaccaCAGCTTCTTcaatcacagctggcactctaccactttagccatgcctgtagttccagtttttgctgattaattggaagcaagagtctctggatttgtctgcccagacaggctccaaacttcaatcctcaggtctcatttgcatgagtagctaagattacatatgAGAGCTAGTGGCATTCAGTTCTTCTGCAATGTGCTTTGGCATAATCAGGTCAACAGGAAGGCGAAGCTGCTTCGTGGTGGGTATATTCACAGTTCACCTCAATTTTTGACCCTGTCACAGCTGCATAATTAGCTAAATTAATATAACTTCAATAATAGAAGGGCCTTTTCTATGCAATTATGTTCAAGTACTATATAAACACTTCTTTATCAAAATGCCACTTAAAGTAAATTTTCCTTTTATCAATCAAAAAAGTTTAAAGTATTGCGCTTAAATCCTTTGGATATTGCAATATGTTAAAACTATCATTGCACTCTTTCTCAGAGCTGTATGTGATTCTTAAGTGTGATATAAATATATTCTtggtggccaggcactggtagcacacacctgtaatcctagcttcccagaaagctaagatctgaggactacagtacAAAACCAGTCCAAACAGCAAAGTCCATATGGcttttatctcctgttaaccaccaaaaagccagaggtggaactgtggctcaagttgtacagtgttacttgagcaaaacagctcagggacagcacaaaggCCTTGAGCTTAAAGCCCAGAACTagtgcatatttttttttcttgtgactaTGAAAGATGGGAATGGGGATGAACATAAAGTCCATTTCATTCATATATGAAAATGTGACGATGaacccattattttgtacaatctATATATACTAatagaaaaaaagcaggaaaaaatgtttataggggctgggaatatggcttagtggtagagtgcttgcctagcatgcataaagccctaggtttgatttcttagtaccacataaacagaaacagccagaagtggtgctgtgcctcaagtggtagagtgctagccttgagcaaaagaagctcagggacatcactaaATTCAAGTCCTGAGACtgactctctcattttctctctctcattctctctctctctctatctctatctctatctatctatctatctatctatctatctatctcaatctctcaatctctctctctttctttcttcaatgaTTGTAATCTAAAGGGAGAAAGGACAGAAATGTGGgtaattggggggggggatacttagatttgaacttgggccctCATACTTACAAGGCAGACCTTCAACCTCTTGGGCCATACCGCAGCCCAAAATGTAGATAAATTAGTTTGTGAAACATCTTTGATTCttttgtactgtgtgtgtgtgtgtgtgtgtgtgtgtgtgtgtgtgtgtgtgtgtgtgtgttttatcctgtggcttgaattcagagcctgggtgctgtctctgatttttttttctcaaggctagcactctaccacttgaactacaactccacttatggatttttggtggttaattggagataagagtctcatggactttcctgctccaaatggcttcaaactgcaagacTGAgacttagatctcagtcttctgagtagctagaattctaggtgtgaaccaccagcaccgaGTCATACCTTTTATTTTGGagatttaaagtattttaaatactttttaataaattaataattttgaTAAAGTAATAATTCCAAATAATTAACTCTAAGGAGAAATTGTGGCAACAGTAATAAGACTTTAAAATGGAATTTCTTGGTAATTGtaaattttctctttaatgtgtcatacattcatatttatatttgtcTTTAATGAAATACTTCTTTTTAAGTAGAGATTAATCATGAGAAATTAACCATCAGGGAGTGAATAATAGTAGCCTTCATTGATATAAACAAGTATTAATTATCAAATTATAAATGAGCTATAATTGCTGGTGGCAGTGTTCAATGATAGAACCTCTGCCTAACAAGCAAAAGACCCTGGGTTTAAATTCCaaaaccaccaggaaaaaaaacctAAGTTAACGATCTGgtatataatatttatcatttgcaTATCCTTGACCATTTTCTTATAgtattactttttgttgttgttctggtctaTGGGCTTAAATTCAGCGTTTGGgtgcttgagcttttttgctcaagtctaagggtctaccacttgagccacagttccactttcaacttttttgatagttaattggagtctcacagtctttcatgcccaagctggcttcaaagcagtccttggatttcagcttcctgaatagctagtataataagccactggcacccagctaacatTACTTCTAAGGTAAAAAATATaggtgtggctcatacctatactactagctattcatgaggctgagatctatgggtggcagtttggagccaggccaggaataaaatctgtgagactcttatctctgactaaccaacaaaaaagcagaactagaggtgtgatagagctcaagtggtgacatgaaaaagccaatcaagagcaGAGCCCTtagctcaagcctcagtaatggcaCAGAAGGAATGAGAAATAAATTCTAACAAAAATAGGTCTATAAATAATCTGAACTAACATTAAAGCATAAATAACTCAAATTTGTAAAAAGTCTCACAttgaaatctatttaaaaatgaCAATATACATGCCCCCATATTTTGAGGTGAATAGTACTGAGTAATTATCTCTGTGAGCAACTTTCACTGAAAAAAGGCCAAGGTATAAAGCAAACTATTTTCAAGATTTCTGTATATTTTTGGCTATTGTATTTTTAGGGTGTTGATTtggttgggtttgggtttggtttttacaGTGCTAGAAATGGAACGCAGGGCCTTGTGCATTCTAAACAAGTGTGCTACCACTTAAAGAAGAATTGTTTAACTGATTTTTGTCTACCAGCATGTAAATTCAAACAAGctagaatttacattttaaaaaattgaagccaTTgttgggctctagtggctcatgcctgttttcTTAGATACTAAtgaggccgagatttgaggatcaaggtttgaagccagcctgggcagaaagtctgtgaaactcttatctctaataagtaagcaaaaatctggatgtggaggcatatcaagtgacagaatgccagaacaaaaaagccaagcaaaatcacaaggccctaagttccagccccagtaccagcacacaaaaacaaTTGCCAAAAGGCAAATTCAAAATAGGATAAGATTTGTTGAAGACATGTTTTAGAACATCCATTACATTCCAGACATGCATCAAATCTCATCCAAAGGAAAACTTCAAGATGCTTCAGCAGCAGAATACATTATCTTTTTGTCTTCTCTCCACAGTCTGAGGACCATGAATAAGTCACAGACGTTCATTGTGACACATTTTGTCTTACTGGGCTTTGCTAGTCCCTGGGAAATGCAGATTGCCCTTTTCTCACTAATATTCCTGGTCTACCTGTTGATTCTGCCTGGGAATTTGGCCATCCTTTGTGCAGTGAGGTGCGACCACCAACTCTACACACCTATGTACACGCTCCTGGCCGACTTCTCCCGCCTAGAAATCTGGTATGTGACCTGCACAGCCCCCAATATGCTTGTCAACTTTCTTTCCAAAACTAAGACCATGTCCTTCTCTGGCTGCTTCATTcagttctatttcttcttttccctggGCACAACTGAATGTTTCTGCCTCTGGGTCATGGCTTATGATGGGTATCTAGCTATCTGTCACCCCCTGTACTACCCCTCCATCATGACTGGACAGCTCTGTGGTATTTTGCTGTCTCTTTACTGGCTCATTAGTTTCTTTGTATAttcacttcccattttcttcatttctcaacTACCTTTCTGTGGTCCCAATATGATCAACCACTTTCTGTGTGATGTAGATCCACTGATAGCTCTGTCCTGTGACCCTACCCCCATTGTAGGACATAATCTTTTATTCTTTGAGCAGTCTTATCATCACTCTCACCATCTTGTACATCGTGGGATCCTATGCTCTGGTGCTCAGAGTTGTGTTCCGGGTTCCCTCGTCTGCTGGGCGGTGAAAGACCTTTTCAACCTGTGGGTCCCACTTGGTTGTGATTTCTCTGTTCTATGGAACCATAATGGTGATGTATATGAGTCCCACATCTGGCAGCTCAGCTGTGGTGCATAAGGTCATCACACTAATATACTCTGCAGTGACTCCAGCCTTAAACCCTTTCATCTACAGCTGCCGCAACAAGGACACGAAATATGCCCTCCACCATGTCTTCTGTGGAACAAGAGTTATCCAAAGTTCATGAATAAGGTTTCTGTAGCCCAGACTCTTTCTTCAAGCAGAATAACCACAGCATTTAATGGAAAGGAAGATTTATTATCTGACCATTTTGATGAGCTTCCAGTTCCAGTCATGTGTCACAGTGAAGACCTTGGCCCTCAACCCCATGGTAAAAACAATTCTTGAAAATTGTATTATTTGAGCTTGTGAATGTCTCTATAAAGTCAGTCTCAGCTTGGAGGGCAGGTTGGCCAGTATCCTAGCCCTCTGTACTTGTATTGTCTCTGCTGCATGTTTCAagtcatatctccactgagcAGTTTGGACTTTGAGATTCACTGTTAATCAGCTCAAGCCTTGACCACATCCTGACTAAAGTCACTCAATCCCAGAGCTTCTCTCTTCTCTGAAAGGAGGCATCTGACTCCAAGTCTCCAAGGCTGCTCTGTTTTCTCTGACCACTTCTTTAAACTCAGCTCGGGTAGGCTCTCCCTGTACCTCACCTACCATTCGTGACCGTGTTTTTCTGTCTCTACCTTAAACTGGTTCTCTAGTGCATTCTCACGTGCCAGCTGGAGCCAAGGAAGCACAAAGAATGTGGGGGTGGGGACGAGGATTCAGGACCAAGCAGGAGGAGATGAGCAGGGGAAGTTCCAGAGAGTGAACTCAATGTTTTTTAAGATAATGAAAAACTTGAGTATATGTAAACcttctaatttttactttattaatatAGAAATATGTTAATACTGtataaaccaaagaaaacaaataaactagTGGATGTGGCttgtgtgaaaaaaaagaaaattgtattatttatttgcaCTCTTTCTCCACATAACTTTATTAAGAGATACTAATCAAATGGCTGTTGAATGGTTATGTAATAAGACATATAAcacattttttggtggtactgggatttgcatTCTGGAGCGTCTGTGTGCTCTGCTACTAGAGCAACACCTCAATATTTTCTGCTTTAAGTATTTTTCAGGTAAGAGTGTCATGCTTCTTGCATGACCAGCCTTGGACCATGTTCCTCCTgcatacctgggattacagatacacATCACCACACTTGcactatttgttgagatggagtcttattaaTTTTTATCCAAATTGTCTTTGTGATTTTTCCCAAGCTCcacttcctgagaagctaagattgcaggtatgagtcactgcaTTTGACCCTGCCCTGAGTTTTGGGCAGCCCATCATTATTGGATTATGTATGCCATTTCACAGTTACTAGTTCATCATCCTCACCAAAATATATGAGGGGAGGCTAGAAATTAGACTGAGGCCATGAGTGAGAAGTCCTTGGTAAGAGTTGCTAAAGCAGTGTTTCCCTAAGTGAAGTGAGAGGCACATCAGAGAACCACTCTGAGGGCTTGACCTGGTCTCCTGGAGTTTGAGAACATCTTAACTGCCCCTGGTCTGGGAAAAGTTTAAGGACTGTGAAATGGCTGGCTCTGAGAACAGAGCAGAATGCAGTGGGTCATAGCAGGAGAA is drawn from Perognathus longimembris pacificus isolate PPM17 chromosome 10, ASM2315922v1, whole genome shotgun sequence and contains these coding sequences:
- the LOC125358003 gene encoding LOW QUALITY PROTEIN: olfactory receptor 11H7-like (The sequence of the model RefSeq protein was modified relative to this genomic sequence to represent the inferred CDS: deleted 1 base in 1 codon; substituted 1 base at 1 genomic stop codon), producing the protein MNKSQTFIVTHFVLLGFASPWEMQIALFSLIFLVYLLILPGNLAILCAVRCDHQLYTPMYTLLADFSRLEIWYVTCTAPNMLVNFLSKTKTMSFSGCFIQFYFFFSLGTTECFCLWVMAYDGYLAICHPLYYPSIMTGQLCGILLSLYWLISFFVYSLPIFFISQLPFCGPNMINHFLCDVDPLIALSCDPTPIVGHIFYSLSSLIITLTILYIVGSYALVLRVVFRVPSSAGRXKTFSTCGSHLVVISLFYGTIMVMYMSPTSGSSAVVHKVITLIYSAVTPALNPFIYSCRNKDTKYALHHVFCGTRVIQSS